TGAAAAGATTGCTCAAGCACAAAGAAAAGTTATGTAACATGGTTTGTAGAATCATGTTTTGTGTGGTAATCAATCTAAGAATAATTTTTACTAAAGCTATAGTATAAGGTCACCTTTTGCAGGTCTAAACAGTAGAAATTGTCGGGGACTGAATTCTACTACTAAATCACATAAACTCACTTTCTTGGTTTTTTTGAaagatgaaatttgaattaactACAACAAAATACAAGTAAAGCAAAACCACATACacactagaaatgaaattttatgtcccatttttatcatataacctcaattttttcctttcctcCCACTTTctctaatttcatttttaaaaaaaagttttagttAAAAAGAAAGTCATGCACATGACAATTGAGATTACCTGCAAAGGAGTGATGGGAGCATTGAAGAAATCCTGAGCGGCGCGATAGCTCTGATTCAACTCGGCGCAAATGGTGGTGTGGCTGAGGCAGCTCCTGATCCTATCCCACTTGTACGTGCTGCTCACGCGCCGCCTCAGCCAGCCGGAGTAGCCGCCGAGGTCATACTCCCAGTAAGTCCGGCTGGGGACGGGGTGGCCCCCGCCTCTGCTGGTGACCATGTAGATGAATACAACCAGGCAAGCGAGGAGTACAATGAGGACAAGCATGGCGACCATGTAGGCAATGAGGAGCCACTGGATCCTCCAAAAGCCGCCCACGAAGCCGGCCAGCGCGGCCACAAGGATGAGCACGCCCAGGATGATGACCGGCCACTGCAGGATCTTCACGCACGCGTTGTCCGCCTTGGACGACAGCATTATCCCCGCCCATATCACCGGGATCGACAGCAGCATTGCCACGAAGTTGGCGCCGCCGATGATGTTGTTGCTCAATGCCATCCTAATTAGAAAGGGCTTTTTTGGGAGGTTTGAGAGAGTGAAATGTTGTTTAGTGGGAAAGGgttttgaatatatgatgTTGTTTGTCACTTTgtttcaactttttcaacGGGAGACAGCATGTAAAGTGAAACATGGGGAGAAATTCGTTGCTCAAAATGCAGGTTTATGCTGTCACCACATCTGATtgattttgtcaaaaatttataaattcttttCAGGGGAATGGCATTGGATTCTTTATTAAGTTGATATTAGTAACAAAATACGTTCTTTCATCAAT
The genomic region above belongs to Salvia hispanica cultivar TCC Black 2014 chromosome 3, UniMelb_Shisp_WGS_1.0, whole genome shotgun sequence and contains:
- the LOC125212848 gene encoding protein TORNADO 2, giving the protein MALSNNIIGGANFVAMLLSIPVIWAGIMLSSKADNACVKILQWPVIILGVLILVAALAGFVGGFWRIQWLLIAYMVAMLVLIVLLACLVVFIYMVTSRGGGHPVPSRTYWEYDLGGYSGWLRRRVSSTYKWDRIRSCLSHTTICAELNQSYRAAQDFFNAPITPLQSGCCKPPTECGYTFVNPTYWISPINNAADMDCVQWSNDQTQLCYSCDSCKAGLLANLKKEWMKVDMILIITLVAFIAVYVFGCCAFRKAKTEDLFKKYKQGNTYT